A stretch of Mucilaginibacter terrae DNA encodes these proteins:
- a CDS encoding DUF932 domain-containing protein has product MAHQINFNQKTGKHSFMSVKEKAWHGLGQIIDRYPTSSEAIQHAGLDYIVEKRPLFTYDTANHLGEGSDDMIIPEIEVPNFFATVRADTEQVLGVVGNDYEVVQNRDAFSFFDAIVGGSDGILYETAGALGNGERVFITAKLPDYIRVGVKDWIEQYLFLTTSHDGLGSITAAFTPIRIVCNNTLNAAMRNHSGAIKIRHTASAAERLKQAHTLMGISRELSQEMEGLFNQWAKVRITDREVRKLIQIAMAPNKEVLEHLAESRFEQLSTHYTNIVDSVYEYALASPTQQIDTTAGTVFGAYNAVTGYFQNVRSFKSEEAKFKSIMDGTAKQRAQTAFNLCRDFATRGNEALIFN; this is encoded by the coding sequence ATGGCACATCAGATCAATTTCAATCAGAAAACAGGCAAACACAGCTTTATGAGCGTAAAGGAAAAAGCCTGGCACGGTTTAGGGCAGATCATTGACCGCTACCCGACCAGCAGCGAAGCGATACAGCATGCGGGTTTGGACTACATTGTAGAAAAACGTCCTTTGTTTACTTATGATACTGCCAACCATTTGGGTGAAGGCAGCGACGATATGATCATTCCTGAAATAGAAGTACCGAATTTCTTTGCCACCGTAAGGGCAGACACGGAGCAGGTTTTAGGTGTAGTCGGCAATGACTATGAAGTTGTGCAAAACCGTGATGCGTTTTCGTTCTTTGACGCCATTGTCGGCGGTAGTGATGGTATTTTGTACGAGACCGCAGGCGCATTAGGCAACGGCGAACGAGTATTCATAACCGCCAAGCTGCCTGATTATATCCGTGTAGGTGTCAAGGACTGGATAGAGCAATACTTGTTTTTGACCACTTCGCATGATGGTTTAGGCAGTATAACCGCAGCTTTTACGCCTATCAGAATTGTATGTAATAACACGCTTAATGCTGCTATGCGGAATCATTCAGGAGCAATTAAGATACGGCATACCGCGTCTGCTGCCGAGCGGTTAAAACAAGCGCATACGCTCATGGGCATCAGCCGTGAGTTGAGCCAGGAAATGGAAGGCTTGTTTAACCAGTGGGCAAAAGTCCGCATTACAGACCGTGAAGTGAGAAAGCTGATACAGATTGCTATGGCACCTAATAAAGAGGTATTAGAACATTTAGCCGAAAGCAGGTTTGAACAGCTTTCTACGCATTACACAAACATTGTTGACAGCGTTTATGAATACGCTTTAGCCAGCCCGACGCAACAGATCGATACGACTGCAGGAACGGTATTTGGTGCTTATAATGCGGTAACCGGGTATTTTCAGAATGTACGCAGTTTCAAAAGCGAGGAAGCGAAGTTTAAATCCATCATGGACGGCACCGCCAAACAGCGGGCACAAACCGCCTTTAATCTTTGCCGGGATTTCGCTACGCGAGGCAATGAGGCACTAATATTTAACTAA
- the eno gene encoding phosphopyruvate hydratase produces MNIKNIMAREVLDSRGNPTVEAEITLEDGSTARGISPSGASTGEKEAVELRDGDQSRYQGKGVEKAVAGINQEVKRALIGSAFADQASFDQVLIDLDGTPNKARLGANAILAASIAFARVNAVSKKIPLYRQLIERDTYVMPVPCMNVINGGRHADNNLDFQEFMIAPHHAPNFKESIRMGEEVFHTLKKLLSNKGYYTGVGDEGGFAPNLSSNEEAIEVILEAIQKAGYKPGEDISVCLDPATSEMWDNGHYKMYKSNQQRYSSEEMVDLWAKWIRTYPIVLLEDGLGENDWNGWKIMTNQLGSEVELVGDDIFCTNPSIIQEGIDRGIGNSVLIKLNQIGTVSETLQAVALAQQNGYHCFISHRSG; encoded by the coding sequence ATGAACATCAAGAACATTATGGCCAGGGAAGTTTTGGATTCAAGAGGTAATCCGACCGTTGAAGCGGAGATCACTCTAGAAGATGGCTCAACAGCAAGGGGGATCTCACCATCGGGTGCCAGCACCGGCGAGAAAGAAGCGGTGGAACTACGCGACGGCGACCAAAGCCGCTATCAGGGCAAGGGCGTTGAAAAAGCAGTGGCCGGTATCAATCAGGAAGTAAAGCGTGCACTTATCGGCTCCGCATTCGCTGATCAGGCATCCTTTGATCAGGTGCTGATCGACCTGGACGGAACACCCAATAAGGCCCGGTTAGGCGCTAACGCCATTCTGGCCGCTTCGATCGCCTTTGCGCGGGTGAACGCTGTATCCAAAAAGATCCCCCTTTACCGTCAGCTTATCGAGCGCGATACCTATGTGATGCCGGTCCCGTGTATGAACGTGATCAACGGTGGACGTCACGCGGACAATAACCTAGACTTTCAGGAATTCATGATCGCTCCGCACCATGCGCCGAACTTTAAAGAAAGTATCCGCATGGGCGAAGAAGTATTTCATACGCTAAAAAAGCTCTTGTCGAATAAGGGCTATTACACCGGTGTGGGCGATGAAGGCGGTTTTGCACCCAACCTCAGCTCCAACGAAGAGGCCATCGAAGTGATCTTGGAAGCTATTCAGAAAGCCGGGTACAAACCCGGAGAGGATATCTCTGTTTGCCTGGACCCGGCCACCAGTGAGATGTGGGACAATGGTCATTACAAAATGTACAAGAGTAACCAGCAGCGTTATAGCTCGGAAGAGATGGTCGATCTCTGGGCAAAATGGATCCGAACTTATCCTATCGTGCTTTTAGAGGACGGTTTGGGCGAAAACGACTGGAATGGCTGGAAGATCATGACCAATCAGCTGGGCAGCGAAGTGGAACTGGTCGGCGATGATATATTTTGCACGAACCCTTCGATCATTCAGGAAGGTATCGATCGGGGTATCGGGAACAGCGTGTTGATCAAGCTTAATCAGATAGGCACGGTATCAGAGACCTTGCAAGCTGTAGCACTGGCGCAGCAGAACGGCTACCACTGTTTTATCTCTCACCGAAGCGGGTGA
- a CDS encoding voltage-gated chloride channel family protein: MKALITSERYQIIKELIRWSLLILPVAVAIGSMVALFLWILDLAINYRFHHPWLLFLLPLAGVLIHLIYRSVGRSSEKGNNLIMEEIHEPGGGVPPQMSPIILLTTVLTHLFGGSAGREGTAVQIGGSIAHLFGKWYRLSVQDMQLLLTSGVAAGFGAVFGTPLTGALFALEVLAIGRMQYNALLPALIGAVAGDYTVAVWGVHHTAYQISAFRHEAYPLSAYLPFDGLLMLKVMLASAAFGMSSALFSSLVHAIKVVSGHFIRLKWLIPVAGGLVIIALTYLNGKPDYLSLGVAAEYPGAVTIQSAFHTGGADLLSWFWKMIYTAVTLGSGFKGGEVTPLFYIGATLGNTLSNVLHAPVGLFAALGFIAVFAGATNTPLACTVMGVELFGGEHVLYFAIACFTAYLFSGHSGIYSAQRIAVPKLLNAGITPDSALGDLGKSRPHWYERFLK, from the coding sequence ATGAAAGCTCTCATCACCTCGGAGCGCTACCAGATCATCAAAGAACTGATCAGGTGGAGCTTGCTTATACTTCCGGTAGCTGTCGCTATCGGAAGTATGGTCGCCTTGTTTCTATGGATACTGGACCTGGCCATCAATTACCGGTTCCATCATCCCTGGCTTCTATTTTTGCTCCCGCTGGCCGGGGTACTGATCCACCTGATCTATCGCTCGGTCGGCAGGTCTTCCGAAAAAGGCAACAACCTGATCATGGAGGAGATACACGAACCAGGCGGGGGCGTCCCGCCGCAAATGTCACCGATCATTCTACTGACCACGGTATTGACACACTTGTTCGGTGGTTCTGCCGGTCGTGAAGGTACCGCGGTACAGATTGGCGGAAGCATTGCCCATTTATTTGGAAAGTGGTACCGACTGTCCGTTCAGGATATGCAGTTATTGCTCACGTCCGGAGTTGCCGCCGGGTTCGGTGCCGTATTCGGTACACCGCTGACAGGTGCGCTGTTCGCCCTGGAGGTCTTGGCCATAGGGCGTATGCAGTATAACGCATTACTGCCTGCACTGATCGGCGCTGTCGCCGGGGACTACACGGTAGCAGTCTGGGGAGTTCACCATACGGCCTACCAGATCAGCGCCTTTCGGCATGAGGCATACCCTTTATCAGCTTATCTTCCTTTTGATGGTCTGTTAATGCTGAAAGTGATGTTAGCGTCCGCGGCATTTGGGATGTCCAGCGCTTTGTTCTCTTCACTAGTTCACGCGATCAAGGTCGTTTCAGGTCATTTTATACGGTTGAAATGGCTGATCCCTGTTGCGGGTGGCCTGGTCATTATCGCGCTGACCTATCTCAACGGAAAACCTGACTACCTGAGCCTTGGTGTTGCTGCAGAGTATCCCGGGGCCGTTACGATCCAGTCGGCTTTCCATACCGGAGGTGCAGACCTGCTCAGTTGGTTTTGGAAAATGATCTATACGGCCGTCACGCTTGGCTCTGGATTTAAAGGCGGAGAAGTAACCCCCTTATTTTATATAGGGGCTACCTTGGGTAACACGTTGTCTAATGTATTGCATGCACCGGTGGGCTTATTTGCAGCGCTGGGATTTATTGCCGTGTTTGCCGGCGCGACCAATACGCCGCTGGCTTGTACGGTCATGGGAGTAGAACTGTTTGGCGGGGAACACGTGCTTTATTTTGCGATCGCTTGTTTTACGGCCTATTTATTCAGTGGCCATTCGGGCATTTACAGCGCGCAAAGGATCGCTGTCCCCAAATTGCTGAATGCCGGTATAACGCCCGACTCCGCTTTGGGTGACCTGGGTAAAAGCCGGCCGCATTGGTATGAACGGTTTCTAAAGTAA
- a CDS encoding sulfite oxidase, translated as MDKAQNNGTNNNGRRAFLKGTVPVMATAIIPGIASASNADKGSEPSFPGLIIREKEPVNFEFPFPMLSSLITPNNQFFIRTHFPIPKLQAKEWKVAIGGHVNREITLTYDELRALPAKKVMAILECAGNGRANLAPKVKGLLWEQGAVGNAEWTGVPLSVVLEKAGIKPGTVEIILEGADKGEVSEEPKSPGAIHFARSLPLTKAMQAEVILAYQMNGKDLSPEHGYPVRAIIPGWYGMASVKWLTKITAVDKPFDGYWQTLEYAYWKRTDDQPTLTAVTEVQVKAEIARPALSEVVPAGKTYRVHGAAWCGENEVAKVEVSLDEGVTWQPAKLLGKHVKFAWRLWEYNWQVPAGENQYKLMSRATDSQGNTQPMEHDKDRRTYMVNKIVTVKIEAR; from the coding sequence ATGGATAAGGCGCAAAATAACGGAACGAACAATAACGGACGACGTGCTTTCCTGAAAGGGACAGTTCCCGTCATGGCAACCGCAATCATTCCGGGAATCGCTTCAGCGAGTAACGCAGATAAAGGATCTGAACCATCCTTCCCGGGCCTAATCATCAGGGAAAAGGAACCGGTCAATTTTGAATTCCCTTTTCCGATGCTTTCCAGTTTGATCACGCCCAATAACCAGTTCTTTATACGAACCCATTTTCCCATTCCGAAGTTGCAGGCAAAAGAATGGAAAGTAGCCATCGGAGGCCATGTTAATAGAGAGATCACCTTAACCTATGATGAGTTACGTGCTTTACCCGCTAAAAAAGTGATGGCGATACTGGAGTGCGCCGGTAACGGGCGAGCCAACCTGGCTCCAAAGGTAAAGGGCTTATTGTGGGAACAGGGTGCCGTCGGAAACGCAGAATGGACAGGTGTGCCACTTTCTGTAGTATTGGAAAAGGCCGGTATAAAGCCGGGCACAGTGGAAATCATTTTAGAAGGGGCAGATAAGGGCGAAGTTTCGGAAGAACCCAAATCTCCCGGTGCTATCCACTTCGCCAGAAGTTTACCGCTTACCAAAGCGATGCAGGCGGAAGTGATACTTGCCTATCAAATGAACGGAAAGGATCTTAGCCCCGAGCATGGGTACCCGGTAAGAGCGATCATCCCAGGCTGGTATGGCATGGCTTCCGTAAAGTGGCTTACCAAAATAACCGCGGTGGACAAGCCATTTGATGGCTACTGGCAAACCCTGGAATATGCTTACTGGAAACGCACTGATGACCAGCCGACACTGACCGCAGTGACCGAGGTACAGGTCAAAGCAGAGATCGCCAGACCTGCGCTAAGCGAGGTGGTCCCTGCAGGTAAAACATACCGGGTGCATGGTGCGGCCTGGTGCGGAGAAAATGAAGTAGCAAAAGTCGAGGTCAGCCTTGATGAAGGCGTAACCTGGCAACCGGCAAAATTATTAGGCAAGCACGTTAAGTTCGCCTGGCGGCTTTGGGAATACAACTGGCAGGTTCCTGCGGGCGAGAACCAGTATAAGCTGATGTCAAGGGCGACCGACAGTCAGGGAAATACGCAACCTATGGAACACGATAAGGATCGCAGGACCTATATGGTCAACAAGATCGTGACCGTTAAAATAGAGGCGCGGTAA
- a CDS encoding YidH family protein: MEIPSANTNKEKINPGDHLANERTFLAWIRTSIALMGFGFVVVKFSLFVKQLSLVITDKIVLPGKGFSATIGIILVAIGALMALLSYFRYRRIEKQLLRNTYFPSFALSLLLTVAIVLVSGLLLWYLLPNT, translated from the coding sequence ATGGAAATACCAAGCGCAAACACGAACAAAGAAAAGATCAATCCCGGTGATCATCTGGCCAATGAACGCACCTTTTTGGCCTGGATCAGGACAAGTATCGCTTTAATGGGTTTTGGGTTTGTAGTCGTAAAATTCAGCTTGTTCGTCAAGCAATTATCCCTCGTTATTACTGACAAGATCGTTCTGCCAGGGAAGGGCTTTTCCGCGACCATCGGGATCATACTCGTCGCTATCGGTGCCCTGATGGCCTTGTTAAGTTATTTCAGGTATCGACGTATTGAAAAACAATTGCTTAGAAATACCTACTTTCCTTCGTTCGCCTTATCGCTTTTGCTGACCGTTGCGATAGTACTGGTCAGCGGGTTGCTGCTTTGGTATCTTTTACCCAATACCTGA
- a CDS encoding DUF305 domain-containing protein → MNKKVYTRFLIMLALSFMIMYAVMYLNVYEWDHIYLNLTRFYMTLLMICPMAVLMLMMMRNMYTDRKKNFLIMVFSIVIFGTALWGVRLQIAVGDIQWMKGMIPHHSIAVLTSKNAELKDPEVRKLADSIVKAQQAEIIQMKKMIERLER, encoded by the coding sequence ATGAATAAAAAAGTCTATACACGTTTCCTGATCATGCTTGCGCTGTCATTCATGATCATGTATGCCGTTATGTATCTTAATGTGTATGAGTGGGATCATATTTATCTTAACCTGACCAGATTTTACATGACCTTACTGATGATCTGCCCGATGGCAGTTCTAATGTTGATGATGATGCGCAATATGTATACCGATCGAAAGAAGAATTTTTTGATCATGGTATTCAGTATTGTCATTTTCGGCACTGCCTTATGGGGCGTAAGACTTCAAATCGCTGTGGGCGATATCCAGTGGATGAAGGGCATGATACCGCATCACTCTATAGCGGTCCTGACCAGTAAAAACGCCGAACTCAAAGACCCGGAGGTGCGCAAACTGGCGGATAGTATTGTTAAGGCACAGCAGGCAGAGATCATACAAATGAAGAAGATGATCGAAAGGCTTGAGCGATAG
- a CDS encoding c-type cytochrome produces the protein MKQQDENREVTKALVKVSKALITVSVLFAVCIIVVIVTLIVPTGHLPGKDSQKINGRSDQPVTIPSTEASAGTTPRPIPADAWKAPNDNTIPAGKDGEMIKYGRELVAHTARYFGPQGSIAKITNGMNCQNCHLDAGSRLFGNNYASFIASYPKLSNRSGRVEQPEERIAECFERSLAGKVPNPSSKEIQAMLAYMKWIGKDVKKGQKLFGNATEKLAFMDQAADPAKGKEVFMMKCQSCHGANGEGLLNADKKTYANPPLWGKHSYNDGAGMYRLTNFAGFVKNNMPYGASYHSPQLTDEEAWNVGAFVNSQPRPHKDQQHDWKDLKKKPIDFPFGPYADQFSEKQHKYGPFKPIKDAQKQASIIKS, from the coding sequence ATGAAACAGCAAGACGAAAATAGAGAAGTGACCAAAGCCTTGGTAAAAGTATCAAAGGCCTTAATTACCGTAAGTGTTTTGTTTGCGGTTTGTATAATAGTGGTGATCGTGACATTGATAGTACCAACTGGTCATTTACCTGGTAAGGATTCCCAGAAGATAAATGGCAGATCCGACCAACCAGTTACCATTCCATCTACCGAAGCCTCTGCCGGTACGACACCACGCCCTATTCCGGCTGATGCATGGAAAGCTCCAAATGATAATACGATACCTGCCGGTAAAGATGGCGAGATGATCAAATATGGCAGGGAGCTTGTAGCACATACCGCCAGATATTTTGGCCCTCAAGGCAGCATCGCGAAGATCACTAACGGGATGAATTGTCAGAACTGCCACCTTGATGCCGGGTCACGCCTTTTCGGTAATAATTATGCCAGCTTTATTGCTAGTTATCCAAAACTGAGCAACAGGAGTGGCAGGGTGGAGCAGCCTGAAGAACGCATCGCTGAATGCTTCGAGCGTAGTTTGGCCGGTAAAGTACCTAACCCATCCAGTAAAGAGATCCAGGCCATGTTGGCTTACATGAAGTGGATCGGCAAGGACGTAAAGAAAGGTCAGAAACTATTTGGAAATGCAACAGAAAAGCTGGCATTCATGGACCAGGCAGCAGACCCGGCCAAGGGCAAGGAAGTGTTTATGATGAAATGCCAAAGCTGCCATGGTGCTAATGGCGAGGGCCTGCTTAACGCCGATAAAAAAACCTACGCCAATCCGCCGTTATGGGGAAAGCACAGCTATAACGATGGCGCAGGCATGTACAGGCTGACCAATTTTGCAGGTTTTGTGAAAAACAATATGCCATATGGCGCTTCATATCATAGTCCGCAATTAACAGATGAAGAGGCCTGGAACGTTGGCGCCTTTGTTAACTCCCAGCCGCGCCCTCATAAGGATCAGCAACATGACTGGAAAGACCTGAAAAAGAAACCGATCGATTTCCCGTTCGGGCCTTACGCCGACCAGTTCAGCGAGAAGCAGCATAAATACGGGCCGTTCAAACCCATCAAAGACGCACAAAAACAAGCATCAATCATCAAATCATAA
- a CDS encoding DsrE family protein gives MKKYIIILAAFALTAFTKTVKAQQTDPAAFTGATAKLKHYDALYIINSGDDKKIKGTLRNINNALEDPRLKGKLHVELIAFGDGVAVYMKSSAYEQTLKDLQAKGVVLAQCDNTIKERKIDKADLFPFISYVPSGNGEIIIRQYEGWATVHP, from the coding sequence ATGAAAAAGTACATCATCATTTTAGCAGCCTTCGCGCTGACCGCTTTCACAAAAACTGTTAAAGCACAACAAACCGATCCCGCCGCCTTTACGGGCGCAACCGCAAAGCTCAAGCATTACGATGCGCTTTACATCATCAATTCCGGCGATGATAAAAAGATCAAGGGGACGTTAAGGAACATCAATAACGCGCTGGAAGATCCAAGACTAAAAGGTAAACTCCATGTTGAACTGATCGCTTTTGGTGACGGCGTGGCTGTTTACATGAAAAGTAGCGCCTATGAGCAAACTTTAAAGGACCTACAGGCAAAGGGAGTGGTGCTGGCACAGTGCGATAACACGATCAAGGAAAGGAAAATTGACAAAGCCGACCTGTTTCCATTCATCTCCTATGTGCCGAGCGGCAACGGTGAGATCATCATCCGCCAATACGAAGGCTGGGCTACTGTACATCCCTAA
- a CDS encoding molybdate ABC transporter substrate-binding protein produces MKYLQKITFAITAITALSSQVKAQDHRFDPPWNTPPESKVQFTVPGVDNVPDLFGDINDPQLVVFFAGNQFMCIDDLLAAFKKQYPQYQRVFAETLPPGILAKQIIGGSIVIGNMRITLKPDVYTAGKSRIDQMPEYFSKTAPYAYNRLAIMVQKGNPKKVKGLKDLGRNDVRVSMPNPEWEGIGKRIEEAYVKVGGETLKNTIMDTKVKNGKTFLTQIHHRQTPMRIMYQQSDAAPVWYTEAYYPENDRLPGRYGGDP; encoded by the coding sequence ATGAAATATCTTCAAAAAATAACATTTGCAATAACAGCAATAACAGCCTTGAGTAGCCAGGTAAAAGCACAGGATCACCGATTTGATCCACCCTGGAATACCCCGCCTGAAAGCAAGGTGCAATTTACCGTCCCGGGAGTCGACAATGTACCCGATCTGTTCGGCGACATTAACGACCCGCAACTGGTGGTATTCTTTGCCGGAAATCAGTTCATGTGTATAGACGACCTGCTGGCCGCGTTCAAAAAACAATACCCGCAATACCAGCGTGTATTTGCCGAAACCTTGCCACCGGGCATACTGGCTAAGCAGATCATAGGTGGCAGCATTGTTATTGGGAACATGCGTATCACCTTGAAACCCGATGTTTACACTGCAGGAAAAAGCCGGATCGATCAGATGCCGGAATATTTCAGCAAGACCGCACCTTATGCCTACAACCGTTTAGCTATTATGGTGCAAAAGGGTAATCCTAAAAAAGTGAAGGGATTGAAAGACCTTGGGCGTAACGATGTGCGTGTAAGCATGCCCAATCCGGAGTGGGAAGGAATTGGTAAACGTATAGAGGAAGCTTATGTAAAAGTGGGCGGTGAAACCTTAAAAAATACGATCATGGATACCAAGGTTAAAAACGGCAAAACTTTTCTAACCCAGATACACCACAGGCAAACGCCAATGCGCATTATGTATCAACAGAGTGATGCTGCACCGGTATGGTACACCGAAGCCTATTATCCAGAAAATGATCGGTTACCCGGCAGATATGGTGGAGATCCCTGA
- a CDS encoding substrate-binding domain-containing protein, with the protein MIGYPADMVEIPEKDNISATYVAGQLKAAPHAQAAQDFMDFLVSPVAKSIYRKYGFITK; encoded by the coding sequence ATGATCGGTTACCCGGCAGATATGGTGGAGATCCCTGAGAAAGATAACATCAGCGCCACTTATGTGGCCGGACAATTAAAGGCCGCGCCGCACGCGCAGGCTGCGCAGGATTTTATGGACTTTTTAGTAAGCCCGGTAGCCAAATCAATTTACCGGAAATATGGTTTTATAACAAAATAA
- a CDS encoding substrate-binding domain-containing protein — protein sequence MKRSIIIIVLMANVAVAFAQKDTLHIYGPGGPLSAMQDCAKAFTAKTGIPVKVTGGPEPKWLSQAQADGDVIYGGAEYMLTQFMQTHPGMVDAATRVELYKRRAAILVRSGNPKQITSLKDLAKPGIKVLDVNGAGQLGLWEDIAGKENLIGAIQKNIGGSYANTALGIEAWKKDKSYDAWITYASWHNNLKDVTQVVELSLASRLYRGTPVALTSNTKQATQAKQFIQFLQSVDGHVIFKKWGWE from the coding sequence ATGAAAAGATCGATCATTATCATAGTTCTCATGGCCAATGTAGCTGTGGCCTTCGCCCAAAAAGACACCCTTCACATTTACGGACCCGGCGGCCCGCTTTCAGCCATGCAGGATTGCGCTAAAGCATTCACCGCTAAAACAGGTATTCCTGTAAAAGTAACCGGTGGCCCGGAACCGAAGTGGCTTTCACAAGCGCAGGCAGACGGCGATGTGATCTACGGCGGTGCGGAATATATGCTTACGCAGTTCATGCAAACCCATCCGGGAATGGTTGATGCAGCCACACGTGTGGAACTTTATAAAAGACGCGCGGCCATATTGGTAAGGTCGGGGAATCCAAAACAGATCACAAGTTTAAAAGATCTTGCCAAACCCGGTATAAAAGTGCTGGACGTGAACGGAGCCGGGCAGTTGGGCTTGTGGGAAGATATCGCCGGTAAAGAAAACCTGATCGGCGCGATACAAAAAAACATCGGCGGTTCCTACGCCAATACCGCGCTGGGCATCGAGGCCTGGAAGAAAGACAAAAGCTATGATGCCTGGATCACCTACGCATCGTGGCACAATAATTTGAAGGATGTTACGCAAGTTGTGGAATTGTCTTTGGCATCACGCTTATATCGTGGTACGCCGGTAGCACTTACATCCAATACCAAACAGGCTACGCAAGCCAAACAGTTCATTCAGTTCTTGCAAAGTGTCGATGGCCATGTGATATTTAAGAAATGGGGCTGGGAATAA
- a CDS encoding LysR family transcriptional regulator: MFDFRLQVFHTVAKRLNFTKASAELYISQPAVTKHIKELEEQFKTTLIERSGNKKISLTPAGEMLLAYADRLAAVYNELDFDMNLLIKKHSGTLRIGGSNTVAQYVIPPVLARFHEKFRDVQVNLVPGNTEQVELALLNKEIDLGIVEGILRNPQLSYQEFLSDELVLICSASNTFKKDSIKPEELKDLPLLLREPGSGTLDVIAHALKPFNIKLSDLNIEMQLGGTESIKSYLLHSKCFAFVSVQSILKELKYNECRIIDIKDLTIERPFYFILPHGQPSSLAEIFMRFAKSYKSL; the protein is encoded by the coding sequence ATGTTCGATTTTCGATTACAGGTTTTTCATACAGTGGCCAAGAGGCTGAACTTTACTAAAGCTTCTGCTGAGTTGTATATCAGCCAGCCTGCGGTAACCAAGCATATCAAAGAACTGGAGGAACAGTTCAAAACGACGCTGATAGAACGTAGCGGGAATAAAAAAATATCGCTCACACCTGCTGGCGAAATGTTGCTGGCTTATGCGGATAGACTGGCCGCTGTTTACAACGAGCTGGACTTTGATATGAACCTGCTGATCAAAAAACATTCGGGTACGTTGCGTATCGGTGGCAGTAATACGGTTGCGCAATACGTGATCCCCCCGGTATTAGCCCGGTTCCACGAAAAGTTTAGAGACGTACAAGTGAACCTGGTGCCCGGTAATACTGAGCAGGTGGAACTGGCATTGTTAAACAAAGAGATCGATCTGGGTATAGTAGAGGGCATCCTGCGTAATCCGCAACTCAGCTATCAGGAATTTTTGAGTGATGAACTGGTGCTGATCTGTAGCGCCTCAAATACTTTTAAAAAGGACAGCATTAAACCGGAAGAATTAAAAGATTTACCCTTATTACTACGTGAACCAGGTTCAGGGACTTTGGACGTCATTGCTCACGCTTTAAAGCCTTTCAATATTAAGTTATCAGATCTGAATATCGAGATGCAGTTAGGCGGCACGGAAAGTATAAAGTCTTATTTGCTACACAGCAAATGTTTTGCATTTGTATCTGTGCAGTCGATATTAAAAGAACTAAAATACAACGAATGCAGGATCATTGATATCAAAGATCTGACTATAGAGCGTCCATTTTATTTTATCCTGCCACACGGTCAACCTTCATCGTTAGCAGAAATATTTATGCGATTCGCTAAAAGCTATAAGAGCCTATAA
- a CDS encoding MBL fold metallo-hydrolase, with product MKISKYIHSCLLLEKDGFQLLFDPGKFTFAEDLVKVEQFIKVNAVIITHSHPDHLHVEQLKAIVKLSGAKIYTNKEVAKELKESGLSYNLVEAGLFDIGPFALQAINVKHENILDSPLPDMQAYLIDGRVLNPADSFGTYDDEFQQPELLILPVMAPFTTEIAVAEFADHIKPKAVLPVHDGYAKEFFLKQRYETYSKHFEKRGIVFHQAMQPGFSISI from the coding sequence ATGAAAATATCTAAATATATCCACTCTTGCCTACTACTGGAAAAAGACGGTTTTCAGTTATTATTCGATCCCGGTAAGTTTACATTTGCCGAGGACTTAGTAAAAGTGGAGCAATTTATTAAAGTCAATGCTGTCATCATTACCCATAGTCATCCCGACCACCTGCACGTGGAACAACTGAAAGCCATCGTTAAATTAAGCGGCGCTAAGATTTATACCAACAAAGAAGTCGCTAAAGAATTAAAAGAGTCCGGGCTATCTTATAACTTGGTTGAGGCCGGGTTGTTCGATATCGGTCCTTTTGCTTTGCAGGCGATCAATGTAAAACATGAAAATATTCTTGATAGTCCATTGCCTGATATGCAGGCCTACTTGATCGATGGCAGGGTCTTAAATCCTGCGGATTCTTTTGGCACTTATGATGATGAATTTCAACAGCCTGAATTATTAATACTGCCTGTTATGGCTCCGTTTACGACAGAGATAGCGGTAGCGGAGTTTGCTGATCATATTAAACCCAAGGCCGTACTACCGGTGCACGATGGCTACGCCAAGGAATTCTTTTTAAAACAACGCTACGAGACCTATAGTAAGCACTTTGAAAAACGAGGGATCGTATTTCATCAGGCCATGCAACCGGGTTTTAGTATTAGCATTTGA